The following proteins come from a genomic window of Actinomarinicola tropica:
- a CDS encoding CmcJ/NvfI family oxidoreductase, whose protein sequence is MGIFCRATLNYATGSGPTPIEVDIADGRSAGLPGWEECGFELVEHRSSVTDWRDDEQVAAVHHAEFEELARSMTGADVALVHSHIRRSPDTVRQHGDLSPITFVHSDFASGQEIVRNAYLLERPGSEVALERNGVTRDDVRDAARVVTLQLWRNVGPAKMDHPLAFCDARTVSVDEGFPIHVEDYGGTGATFDALAIRAPGAERQHAWYAYPEMQPHEAVAFRTYDTALVDRGQVWFTPHSAFHDPEVPIGHPARESIELRATCLYL, encoded by the coding sequence GTGGGCATCTTCTGCCGAGCGACGCTGAACTACGCGACCGGCTCCGGGCCGACGCCGATCGAGGTGGACATCGCCGACGGGCGCTCCGCCGGGCTGCCCGGGTGGGAGGAGTGCGGCTTCGAGCTCGTCGAGCACCGCTCCTCGGTGACCGACTGGCGCGACGACGAGCAGGTCGCCGCGGTGCACCACGCGGAGTTCGAGGAGCTGGCGCGGTCGATGACCGGCGCCGACGTCGCCCTCGTGCACAGCCACATCCGGCGCAGCCCCGACACCGTGCGCCAGCACGGGGACCTCTCGCCGATCACGTTCGTGCACTCGGACTTCGCGTCCGGCCAGGAGATCGTGCGGAACGCGTACCTGCTCGAGCGACCGGGCAGCGAGGTCGCGCTGGAGCGCAACGGCGTCACCCGCGACGACGTGCGCGACGCGGCCCGGGTCGTCACGCTCCAGCTCTGGCGGAACGTCGGCCCCGCGAAGATGGACCACCCGCTCGCGTTCTGCGACGCCCGCACGGTGTCGGTCGACGAGGGCTTCCCGATCCACGTGGAGGACTACGGCGGCACGGGCGCCACCTTCGACGCCCTCGCCATCCGGGCGCCGGGGGCCGAGCGGCAGCACGCCTGGTACGCGTACCCGGAGATGCAGCCGCACGAGGCGGTGGCGTTCCGGACCTACGACACCGCCCTCGTCGATCGCGGCCAGGTGTGGTTCACGCCCCACTCCGCGTTCCACGACCCGGAGGTGCCGATCGGCCACCCGGCGCGGGAGAGCATCGAGCTGCGGGCGACCTGCCTGTACCTCTGA
- a CDS encoding DUF885 domain-containing protein yields the protein MSPVYAIADRYIEEAAALNPIAATSWGVPGHDDRMPDLSPDGEAEVDELHDRTLAALRDAPEQSDRDRIAKAFMSERLELAREMFDAGEHLRSTRTLGSPLGSVRSAFDLMRYESDDDWATAARRMQAVPEAVEGWCTTQRRGAELGIVAAKRQVATVAQQAAVWSGTDGAGSRPFFHALVDRYEAIDGHSPGVLADLRAGADVASAAFADASRFLLDEYAAHATEQDAVGRERYQREARRFLGMTIDPIETYEWGWQELARIEARAAEVCDAISPGATWAEAVEILEADPAYVIEGVDDFQAWNQDLIDRTIAELDGTHFDIAPPIRRCEAMIAPPGGAAAMYYTGPSEDLSRPGRTWYPTLGKTRFPLWREVSICYHEGVPGHHLQIAQTKLLADELSRYQRAAGFVSGHGEGWALYAERLMGELGYLDDPAYELGMLAASAMRAVRVIVDIGMHLELTIPESSDYLPGATWRAENALPFVIERSRFPADFMASEVDRYLGLPGQAISYKVGERVWLECRADAQARHGADFDLKAWHARALDLGGLGLAALRDELSRV from the coding sequence CTGTCGCCCGTCTACGCCATCGCCGACCGCTACATCGAGGAGGCGGCGGCGCTGAACCCCATCGCCGCCACGTCGTGGGGCGTGCCGGGCCACGACGACCGCATGCCCGACCTCTCGCCCGACGGCGAGGCCGAGGTCGACGAGCTGCACGACCGCACCCTGGCGGCGCTGCGGGACGCCCCCGAGCAGTCGGACCGGGACCGCATCGCGAAGGCGTTCATGTCCGAGCGGTTGGAGCTGGCGCGGGAGATGTTCGACGCCGGCGAGCACCTGCGCTCCACCCGCACGCTCGGCAGCCCGCTCGGCTCGGTCCGCTCGGCGTTCGACCTCATGCGCTACGAGTCCGACGACGACTGGGCCACCGCCGCCCGCCGCATGCAGGCGGTGCCGGAGGCGGTCGAGGGGTGGTGCACGACGCAGCGCCGCGGGGCCGAGCTCGGCATCGTCGCCGCCAAGCGCCAGGTGGCCACGGTGGCGCAGCAGGCCGCGGTGTGGTCGGGTACCGACGGCGCGGGCAGCCGCCCGTTCTTCCACGCGCTCGTCGACCGGTACGAGGCGATTGACGGCCACTCGCCGGGCGTCCTCGCCGACCTGCGCGCCGGGGCCGACGTCGCCTCCGCGGCGTTCGCCGACGCGTCCCGCTTCCTCCTCGACGAGTACGCGGCCCACGCGACCGAGCAGGACGCGGTCGGCCGCGAGCGGTACCAGCGCGAGGCCCGGCGCTTCCTCGGCATGACGATCGACCCGATCGAGACCTACGAGTGGGGCTGGCAGGAGCTGGCCCGCATCGAGGCCCGAGCGGCCGAGGTGTGCGACGCGATCTCCCCCGGCGCGACGTGGGCCGAGGCGGTCGAGATCCTCGAAGCCGACCCCGCCTACGTCATCGAGGGCGTCGACGACTTCCAGGCATGGAACCAGGACCTCATCGACCGCACGATCGCCGAGCTCGACGGCACCCACTTCGACATCGCGCCGCCGATCCGGCGCTGCGAGGCGATGATCGCACCTCCGGGCGGCGCGGCGGCGATGTACTACACGGGCCCGTCCGAGGACCTCTCCCGCCCGGGCCGCACGTGGTACCCCACGCTCGGCAAGACCCGCTTCCCGCTCTGGCGGGAGGTGTCGATCTGCTACCACGAGGGCGTCCCCGGCCACCACCTGCAGATCGCCCAGACCAAGCTGCTGGCCGACGAGCTGTCCCGCTACCAGCGCGCCGCCGGCTTCGTGTCCGGGCACGGCGAGGGCTGGGCGCTCTACGCCGAGCGCCTGATGGGCGAGCTCGGCTACCTCGACGACCCGGCCTACGAGCTCGGCATGCTCGCCGCGTCGGCCATGCGGGCGGTGCGGGTGATCGTCGACATCGGCATGCACCTCGAGCTGACGATCCCCGAGTCGAGCGACTACCTGCCCGGCGCGACCTGGCGGGCCGAGAACGCGCTGCCCTTCGTCATCGAGCGCAGCCGCTTCCCCGCTGACTTCATGGCCAGCGAGGTCGACCGCTACCTCGGCCTCCCCGGCCAGGCGATCAGCTACAAGGTCGGCGAGCGGGTGTGGCTCGAGTGCCGCGCCGACGCCCAGGCCCGCCACGGCGCCGACTTCGACCTGAAGGCGTGGCACGCCCGGGCCCTCGACCTCGGCGGCCTCGGCCTCGCCGCCCTGCGCGACGAGCTGTCCCGGGTCTGA
- a CDS encoding acyltransferase family protein has product MVEAGAADGATAAAGGRDRLIDAVRAGSLAVVVVWHWVFTVVVWHADGPHASNPIGYTSGLWAATWLLQVMPLFFFCGGYAHIRTWESAQAKGQHWATFIGRRLRTLAGPALVAVAVVGAGAWALSAYLDVGWAVRGAVLVLSPLWFLIVYLLIVTMVPAGAWLRRRFGHNVIVVGIGAVVWVDLLRFHFGHDGIAWLNMLLVWGLVHQAGFDWPAWRALDRRSAWSLVWGGLIGLSALTNMGLYPRSMVGVPGERFSNMGPPTLCIVALAVFQVGVLLVNRERLERFITGPSAGVWVDRLQRSSMTLFLWHVPAYAVVYAVVWATGWRTPEEPTVRWWLERPFWLVVPAALCVAVAGILAVTRRRSAVADDVAV; this is encoded by the coding sequence ATGGTCGAGGCGGGGGCGGCTGACGGGGCGACAGCAGCGGCCGGCGGGCGCGACCGGCTGATCGACGCCGTCCGGGCGGGCAGCCTGGCGGTCGTCGTCGTGTGGCACTGGGTGTTCACCGTGGTCGTCTGGCACGCCGACGGCCCGCACGCCTCGAACCCGATCGGCTACACGTCGGGCCTCTGGGCGGCCACGTGGCTGCTCCAGGTCATGCCGCTGTTCTTCTTCTGCGGCGGGTACGCCCACATCCGCACGTGGGAGTCGGCGCAGGCGAAGGGACAGCACTGGGCGACGTTCATCGGCCGGCGCCTGCGCACGCTGGCCGGCCCCGCCCTCGTCGCCGTCGCGGTGGTGGGCGCCGGCGCGTGGGCCCTGTCGGCCTACCTCGACGTGGGCTGGGCGGTCCGGGGCGCGGTGCTCGTGCTCAGCCCCCTGTGGTTCCTCATCGTCTACCTGCTGATCGTGACGATGGTGCCGGCCGGCGCGTGGCTGCGGCGCCGCTTCGGCCACAACGTCATCGTCGTCGGCATCGGCGCCGTCGTGTGGGTGGACCTGCTGCGCTTCCACTTCGGCCACGACGGGATCGCGTGGCTCAACATGCTCCTCGTGTGGGGGCTCGTCCACCAGGCCGGGTTCGACTGGCCGGCGTGGCGGGCACTCGACCGCCGGTCGGCGTGGTCGCTCGTGTGGGGCGGGCTGATCGGCCTGTCGGCGTTGACGAACATGGGGCTGTACCCGCGGTCGATGGTCGGCGTGCCGGGCGAGCGGTTCTCCAACATGGGTCCGCCGACGCTGTGCATCGTGGCCCTCGCCGTCTTCCAGGTCGGCGTCCTCTTGGTGAACCGGGAGCGGCTCGAGCGGTTCATCACCGGGCCAAGCGCCGGCGTGTGGGTCGACCGCCTCCAGCGCTCGTCGATGACGCTCTTCCTCTGGCACGTCCCGGCCTACGCCGTCGTGTACGCCGTGGTGTGGGCGACGGGGTGGCGCACGCCGGAGGAGCCGACCGTGCGGTGGTGGCTCGAGCGGCCGTTCTGGCTCGTCGTCCCGGCCGCCCTGTGCGTGGCCGTCGCAGGGATCCTCGCGGTGACCCGTCGGAGGAGCGCCGTGGCCGACGATGTAGCGGTGTGA
- a CDS encoding RNA polymerase sigma factor, with translation MSTAHHSPDPGAALLSIYDRALPQVYGYLVSRCGSPTIAEEVTAETFLAAAESLDRGKVPDLTVAWLVTVARNKLVDHWRREERERRHLQLVHDVDDDVDDPVDVGLDAAFDRARAHEVLAELGAHHRSALTLRYLDGLSVPEVAEVLGRTVHATEALLVRSRAAFRTRYQEGGGDDD, from the coding sequence GTGAGCACGGCACACCACTCCCCCGACCCCGGCGCCGCCCTGCTCTCGATCTACGACCGGGCCCTGCCCCAGGTCTACGGCTACCTCGTCAGCCGCTGCGGCAGCCCGACGATCGCCGAGGAGGTCACGGCCGAGACGTTCCTCGCCGCCGCCGAGTCCCTCGACCGGGGCAAGGTGCCCGACCTGACCGTCGCCTGGCTCGTGACCGTCGCCCGCAACAAGCTCGTCGACCACTGGCGGCGGGAGGAGCGGGAGCGGCGGCACCTCCAGCTCGTGCACGACGTCGACGACGACGTGGACGACCCGGTCGACGTGGGCCTCGACGCCGCGTTCGACCGGGCCCGGGCCCACGAGGTCCTCGCCGAGCTCGGCGCCCACCACCGCTCGGCCCTGACCCTCCGGTACCTCGACGGGCTCTCCGTCCCCGAGGTCGCCGAGGTCCTCGGACGCACGGTGCACGCCACCGAGGCGCTCCTCGTCAGGTCCCGTGCCGCGTTCCGCACCCGCTACCAGGAAGGAGGGGGCGATGACGACTGA
- a CDS encoding VOC family protein, which translates to MTTDPFEQLREPAVPLAPRATFAAELRRRLAARLGVPDGGSPPVPEIREYTPARYTSLHPMLSCPRAADAVEWYVDVLDAALMEPPLMMDDGRVGHAELRVGNTVFSVADEWPEYDLAGPTETNSVSLMLYVPDVRATYERALARGATAQRPPEPAYGALRATFRDPFGHRWNVGTALEPDDVPVEDVPGRRTGDIGYVTFQVPDGERAQRFYSALFGWDIRPGHLPGGFHIESITPPSGIATVGENGEPSALVYFRVDDIEAAAARVRELGGEVLSVTDYPSGGNAECRDDQGFRFDLFRPKPGY; encoded by the coding sequence ATGACGACTGACCCGTTCGAGCAGCTGCGCGAGCCGGCCGTCCCGCTCGCTCCCCGCGCCACGTTCGCCGCCGAGCTCCGCCGCCGACTGGCCGCGCGCCTCGGCGTGCCCGACGGAGGGAGTCCCCCCGTGCCCGAGATCCGCGAGTACACCCCCGCCCGCTACACGAGCCTGCACCCGATGCTGAGCTGCCCCCGGGCGGCCGACGCCGTCGAGTGGTACGTCGACGTCCTCGACGCCGCGCTGATGGAGCCGCCGCTGATGATGGACGACGGCCGGGTCGGCCACGCCGAGCTGCGCGTCGGCAACACGGTGTTCTCGGTCGCCGACGAGTGGCCCGAATACGACCTGGCCGGACCGACCGAGACCAACAGCGTGAGCCTGATGCTCTACGTGCCCGACGTGCGTGCCACCTACGAGCGGGCGCTCGCACGGGGCGCGACGGCGCAGCGCCCGCCGGAGCCGGCGTACGGGGCGCTGCGGGCCACGTTCCGCGACCCGTTCGGCCACCGCTGGAACGTCGGCACCGCCCTCGAGCCCGACGACGTGCCGGTGGAGGACGTCCCCGGCCGGCGCACGGGCGACATCGGCTACGTGACGTTCCAGGTGCCCGACGGCGAGCGGGCGCAGCGCTTCTACTCCGCCCTGTTCGGGTGGGACATCCGCCCCGGCCACCTGCCCGGTGGCTTCCACATCGAGTCGATCACCCCACCGTCGGGCATCGCGACGGTCGGCGAGAACGGCGAGCCGTCGGCCCTCGTGTACTTCCGGGTCGACGACATCGAGGCCGCGGCGGCACGGGTGCGCGAGCTCGGCGGCGAGGTGCTGTCGGTGACGGACTACCCGTCGGGTGGCAACGCCGAGTGCCGCGACGACCAGGGGTTCCGGTTCGACCTGTTCCGCCCGAAGCCCGGGTACTGA
- a CDS encoding transglycosylase SLT domain-containing protein, which produces MPEEEKLHMFNSSRARRALAVLALVFALGACSTEDMIRVAFAERGASNHQQEQAIQVARCESGLRWDAVSPGGGNWGLFQINSVHRGRVNGMGYQWQEMLYPWQNAQVAASIWAEQGWSPWTCARAIR; this is translated from the coding sequence GTGCCCGAAGAGGAGAAGCTCCACATGTTCAACTCGTCGCGCGCTCGTCGCGCCCTGGCTGTCCTCGCACTGGTGTTCGCGCTCGGCGCGTGCAGCACCGAGGACATGATCCGCGTCGCGTTCGCGGAGCGAGGTGCCAGCAACCACCAGCAGGAGCAGGCCATCCAGGTCGCTCGCTGCGAGTCCGGCCTCCGCTGGGACGCGGTCAGCCCGGGCGGCGGGAACTGGGGGCTGTTCCAGATCAACAGCGTCCACCGCGGCCGCGTCAACGGCATGGGCTATCAGTGGCAGGAGATGCTCTACCCCTGGCAGAACGCCCAGGTGGCGGCCTCGATCTGGGCCGAGCAGGGCTGGAGCCCGTGGACCTGCGCCCGCGCCATCCGCTGA
- a CDS encoding ATP synthase subunit B family protein, whose product MAAPRRIDADDDRSSEVPRRRNWLLGLAPAPGPTPKGVPDAATLAEENEALRARLADAERRAREAERALPHLLGLGQSTVNGLLDDARARGRDIIEAARRQAEQELGAQRDEVRRETRELDALRMAVAAEAMGLEEIRAELHRRVSMSAVELARVAQHPMLLGGEPLRVEQSGLDTVSVAAIASSSQPVAAPFDQDEVAEVDDDDAAAASVPVVTVTGGETVVVLPSAAGIGIVEASTMPSDAVAAQLAIADAMETTAVEAGGAAASAPAVADDEVAAEGVAVADEDAPARPNPSPGFADAWALDEDDEVAEAFDRFFSADIDAEPSREWILADDTKP is encoded by the coding sequence ATGGCCGCTCCACGCCGCATCGACGCCGACGACGACCGCTCGTCGGAGGTCCCCCGCCGCCGCAACTGGCTCCTCGGCCTGGCCCCGGCGCCCGGTCCCACCCCGAAGGGCGTGCCCGACGCCGCCACCCTGGCGGAGGAGAACGAGGCGCTGAGGGCCCGTCTGGCCGACGCCGAGCGTCGCGCCCGCGAGGCCGAGCGCGCCCTGCCGCACCTGCTCGGGCTCGGCCAGTCCACCGTCAACGGCCTGCTCGACGACGCCCGCGCCCGTGGGCGCGACATCATCGAAGCCGCCCGCCGCCAGGCCGAGCAGGAGCTCGGCGCCCAGCGCGACGAGGTCCGCCGCGAGACCCGCGAGCTCGACGCCCTCCGCATGGCCGTGGCCGCCGAGGCCATGGGCCTCGAGGAGATCCGGGCCGAGCTGCACCGGCGGGTGTCGATGTCGGCCGTCGAGCTGGCCCGCGTCGCCCAGCACCCGATGCTGCTCGGCGGCGAGCCCCTGCGCGTGGAGCAGTCGGGGCTCGACACCGTGTCGGTGGCGGCCATCGCGTCGTCGTCGCAGCCGGTGGCCGCGCCGTTCGACCAGGACGAGGTCGCCGAGGTCGACGACGACGATGCTGCTGCCGCATCCGTCCCGGTCGTCACCGTGACCGGCGGCGAGACCGTCGTCGTGCTGCCGTCCGCCGCAGGCATCGGCATCGTCGAGGCGTCCACGATGCCGTCCGACGCCGTCGCCGCCCAGCTGGCCATCGCCGACGCCATGGAGACCACCGCGGTCGAGGCCGGGGGCGCCGCCGCCTCCGCTCCCGCCGTGGCCGACGACGAGGTGGCCGCCGAGGGCGTGGCCGTCGCCGACGAGGATGCGCCCGCCCGACCGAACCCGTCGCCCGGGTTCGCCGACGCGTGGGCCCTCGACGAGGACGACGAGGTCGCCGAGGCGTTCGACCGGTTCTTCTCCGCCGACATCGACGCCGAGCCCAGCCGGGAGTGGATCCTGGCCGACGACACCAAGCCCTGA
- a CDS encoding MBL fold metallo-hydrolase, protein MDDRLYFRQLLAGRDVATTDPLARQMVNFVYLIGDRETSEAVVVDPAYDIPGICDVLDADGMHLTGALVTHYHPDHVGGSMMGYGIQGVAELLAHRPVPIHVQEPESAGVQKVTGASASDLVEHRSGDVVTVGDIPIELIHTPGHTPGSQCFLVDGHLVSGDTLFLEGCGRTDLPGGDARELYYSLTQRLSKVPDDAVLFPGHQYSVAPSAPMGETRRMNFVFRPSSVEQWMAMFGAQ, encoded by the coding sequence ATGGACGATCGCCTGTACTTCCGCCAGCTGCTCGCCGGGCGCGACGTCGCGACCACCGACCCGCTCGCCCGTCAGATGGTCAACTTCGTCTACCTGATCGGCGACCGCGAGACCAGCGAGGCCGTCGTCGTCGACCCGGCCTACGACATCCCCGGGATCTGCGACGTCCTCGACGCCGACGGCATGCACCTCACCGGCGCCCTCGTCACCCACTACCACCCCGACCACGTCGGCGGCTCGATGATGGGGTACGGCATCCAGGGCGTCGCCGAGCTGCTCGCCCACCGCCCCGTGCCCATCCACGTGCAGGAGCCGGAGTCCGCCGGCGTCCAGAAGGTGACGGGCGCGTCGGCCTCCGACCTCGTCGAGCACCGGTCGGGCGACGTCGTCACCGTCGGCGACATCCCGATCGAGCTCATCCACACCCCCGGCCACACACCGGGCAGCCAGTGCTTCCTGGTGGACGGCCACCTCGTCTCCGGCGACACGCTCTTCCTCGAGGGGTGCGGACGCACGGACCTCCCCGGCGGCGACGCCCGGGAGCTCTACTACTCGCTCACCCAGCGGCTCTCGAAGGTGCCCGACGACGCGGTCCTCTTCCCCGGCCACCAGTACTCGGTGGCGCCGTCGGCCCCCATGGGCGAGACCCGCCGCATGAACTTCGTCTTCCGCCCCAGCTCAGTGGAGCAGTGGATGGCCATGTTCGGGGCGCAGTGA
- the larC gene encoding nickel pincer cofactor biosynthesis protein LarC yields the protein MSATRVAWFHCFSGIAGDMALGALIDAGADVDEVRTILDGLDLPGWALDVEPVLRNGIGGTKAHVLQEPTNVVRTASHIAALLDDADLPDRVRRRAHAVFDALAVAEGRLHRQPPEQVHFHEVGAIDAIVDVVGTCAALEVLGIDEVACSPVANGLGTIRAAHGVLPNPAPAVVELLRGAPTVGLDVPVELTTPTGAAIVAALAGEWGPIPDMTIQSAGFGAGTRELDGRPNLVQVVVGDRTETLERGQPVTLLEVNVDDVTGEVLAHAVAALLDAGAHDAWVSPILMKKGRPAHKVSALADPALDAQVAQVMRDETGSFGVRAARLERWPSARSTEVVDLDGDPVRVKVGPGRAKAEFDDAAAIARRTGRPVRDVISHAEAEHHHAHDHPHPHPHPPGPEDTPPA from the coding sequence GTGAGCGCCACCCGCGTCGCCTGGTTCCACTGCTTCTCCGGCATCGCCGGCGACATGGCGCTCGGCGCGCTGATCGACGCCGGCGCCGACGTCGACGAGGTGCGCACGATCCTCGACGGGCTCGACCTGCCGGGCTGGGCGCTCGACGTCGAACCCGTGCTGCGCAACGGCATCGGCGGCACCAAGGCGCACGTGCTCCAGGAGCCGACCAACGTCGTGCGCACCGCGTCCCACATCGCGGCGCTGCTCGACGACGCCGACCTGCCCGATCGCGTGCGGCGGCGCGCCCACGCCGTCTTCGACGCCCTCGCCGTCGCCGAGGGCCGCCTGCACCGCCAACCACCCGAGCAGGTCCACTTCCACGAGGTCGGCGCCATCGACGCCATCGTCGACGTGGTCGGGACCTGCGCCGCCCTGGAGGTCCTGGGCATCGACGAGGTGGCGTGCAGCCCCGTCGCCAACGGCCTCGGCACCATCCGCGCCGCCCACGGCGTGCTGCCCAACCCCGCGCCGGCGGTCGTCGAGCTCCTCCGTGGCGCCCCCACGGTCGGTCTCGACGTGCCCGTCGAGCTCACCACGCCCACCGGCGCCGCCATCGTCGCCGCGCTGGCCGGGGAGTGGGGCCCGATCCCCGACATGACCATCCAGAGCGCCGGGTTCGGTGCCGGTACCCGCGAGCTCGACGGTCGGCCGAACCTCGTCCAGGTGGTCGTGGGCGACCGCACCGAGACGCTCGAGCGCGGCCAGCCCGTCACCCTCCTCGAGGTCAACGTCGACGACGTCACCGGCGAGGTCCTCGCCCACGCTGTCGCCGCCCTGCTCGACGCCGGCGCGCACGACGCGTGGGTCTCGCCGATCCTCATGAAGAAGGGGCGGCCGGCGCACAAGGTGAGCGCCCTCGCCGACCCCGCCCTCGATGCCCAGGTCGCACAGGTGATGCGGGACGAGACCGGCTCGTTCGGCGTGCGCGCCGCCCGCCTCGAGCGGTGGCCCTCGGCGCGCTCCACCGAGGTCGTCGACCTCGACGGCGACCCGGTCCGCGTGAAGGTCGGGCCCGGCCGGGCCAAGGCCGAGTTCGACGACGCCGCCGCCATCGCCCGGCGCACCGGCCGTCCGGTGCGCGACGTCATCTCCCACGCCGAGGCCGAGCACCACCACGCGCACGACCACCCGCACCCCCATCCCCACCCGCCGGGGCCCGAGGACACGCCGCCCGCGTAG
- the larB gene encoding nickel pincer cofactor biosynthesis protein LarB: protein MDLAALHGLIDDVRTGAVTPDEAVARLRRAPFADLDVARVDHHRALRQDQVEAVYGPGKTPEQCVLVVGELLSVPADGPVLLTRVDDAQVAAVLDAHPGGEVVAGTVVWRRASERAERVVVVTAGTADLPVADECAAVLDALGFRPRRITDAGVAGIHRILAEVDELLAADAVVVVAGMEGALASVVGGIAACPVVAVPTSVGYGAGLEGVTALLGMLASCAAGITVVGIDNGFGAAMAVARALPRGTRRLRVAEEPAS, encoded by the coding sequence GTGGACCTCGCCGCCCTGCACGGGTTGATCGACGACGTGCGCACCGGTGCGGTGACGCCCGACGAGGCCGTGGCCCGTCTGCGCCGCGCCCCGTTCGCCGACCTCGACGTCGCCCGGGTCGACCACCACCGGGCTCTGCGCCAGGACCAGGTCGAGGCGGTGTACGGCCCGGGCAAGACGCCCGAGCAGTGCGTGCTCGTCGTCGGGGAGCTGCTGTCGGTCCCGGCCGACGGCCCGGTGCTGCTCACCCGCGTGGACGACGCGCAGGTCGCCGCGGTGCTCGACGCCCACCCCGGGGGCGAGGTGGTCGCCGGCACCGTCGTGTGGCGCCGTGCCTCGGAGCGAGCGGAGCGGGTCGTCGTCGTCACCGCCGGCACCGCCGACCTGCCCGTGGCCGACGAGTGCGCCGCGGTGCTCGACGCCCTCGGCTTCCGGCCTCGCCGCATCACCGACGCCGGCGTCGCCGGCATCCACCGCATCCTCGCCGAGGTCGACGAGCTGCTCGCCGCCGACGCGGTGGTCGTCGTCGCCGGCATGGAGGGCGCGCTGGCCAGCGTCGTCGGCGGCATCGCCGCCTGCCCCGTCGTCGCCGTGCCCACGAGCGTCGGCTACGGCGCCGGGCTCGAGGGCGTCACCGCCCTGCTCGGCATGCTCGCCTCGTGCGCCGCGGGCATCACCGTCGTCGGCATCGACAACGGGTTCGGCGCCGCGATGGCCGTCGCCCGAGCCCTGCCCCGTGGCACCCGCCGCCTGCGCGTCGCCGAGGAGCCCGCCTCGTGA
- the pheA gene encoding prephenate dehydratase, with amino-acid sequence MTAPAASELSLPTGARTIAYLGPAATFNQQALLSQPDLAALDARPLPTIGDVLAATAAGDVDLGLVPIENAIEGSVTVTLDMLAFELDLLIQREIVIDVSLNLLGVRGARLEDVREVTSIGVATAQCRRFIIEHLPGAVVTAANSTAEAAQRVAKDGDPSVAAIGTALAAEVYGLDVLAPEVEDHPGNQTRFVLVAREGVPAPTGHDKSTVVVFQRADVPGSLLSILQEFAARAINLSKLESRPTKRGLGDYCFIIDLEGHVDDELVADCLRDLRSKQADVRFLGSYPAAGDHGPALRRENVAAWKAAEEWVAALRGQVRH; translated from the coding sequence GTGACGGCCCCCGCAGCATCCGAGCTGTCGCTCCCGACCGGGGCACGCACGATCGCCTACCTGGGTCCGGCGGCGACCTTCAACCAGCAGGCGCTCCTCAGCCAGCCCGACCTGGCGGCGCTCGACGCCCGTCCGCTGCCGACGATCGGCGACGTGCTGGCCGCCACCGCGGCGGGCGACGTCGACCTCGGGCTCGTCCCGATCGAGAACGCCATCGAGGGGTCGGTCACGGTCACGCTCGACATGCTGGCGTTCGAGCTCGACCTGCTCATCCAGCGTGAGATCGTCATCGACGTGTCGCTGAACCTGCTCGGCGTGCGGGGGGCACGGCTGGAGGACGTGCGCGAGGTCACCTCGATCGGCGTGGCCACCGCCCAGTGCCGCCGCTTCATCATCGAGCACCTGCCCGGCGCGGTCGTCACCGCCGCCAACTCCACCGCGGAGGCGGCGCAGCGGGTGGCGAAGGACGGCGACCCGAGCGTGGCCGCCATCGGCACCGCGCTGGCGGCGGAGGTGTACGGCCTCGACGTGCTCGCCCCCGAGGTGGAGGACCACCCCGGCAACCAGACGCGCTTCGTGCTCGTCGCCCGAGAGGGGGTGCCTGCACCCACCGGTCACGACAAGTCGACGGTGGTGGTCTTCCAGCGCGCCGACGTCCCCGGCAGCCTGCTCTCGATCCTCCAGGAGTTCGCCGCCCGCGCCATCAACCTGTCGAAGCTGGAGTCCCGGCCCACCAAGCGCGGGCTCGGCGACTACTGCTTCATCATCGACCTCGAGGGCCACGTCGACGACGAGCTCGTCGCCGACTGCCTGCGCGACCTGCGCAGCAAGCAGGCCGACGTGCGCTTCCTCGGGTCGTACCCCGCGGCGGGCGACCACGGCCCGGCGCTGCGGCGGGAGAACGTGGCGGCGTGGAAGGCGGCCGAGGAGTGGGTCGCGGCGCTGCGGGGCCAGGTCCGGCACTGA